AGTGGTAAGggaaaactttaaaaaacaacaacagaaCTGGGTAATGGGGTAATGGACGGTTTATGGGATATCTAATTACTGAAGAAGATTAAGATCGCAAGCTTGTATCGTCTGATTAAAATCTAGATAGAAATACGAAATAATAATACCTATAGATAGAAATACGAAAACCTAATAATTGTCTTAAGAAGACATTTGAACTTGAACTTCTCACAAACAAACACGTTTCACTTGAAGAAATAgtgataatgtaaataattaaaaattttaattcaatttagcaaattaatattttccatttatggaaatataataataataataataataataatgatatttgAACTTACTTTCATGATTTTGCAACATGTTAGTTCGTTGGTGTCTTGCGGCATCCACGGCCTGATGAATTCCTCAAACAACACTCCAGTTATTGAATTAATTATCGTTGCTATGCACCTtaaaagtttataataaaattaattgtttgaCGACAGAACTTAAAACAATTTGGTAATTAAATATTCTACTTTACCCGGCAGTGGCGCTGAATATCGATATAATGAATATACCACAGATACCAGGAAACATTGTCGACAGGTGGTTCAAGAATTGCGGAACTAACTGAAAATAAGATATTATCTTTAACtggtaattatatatttttttatatgtctGTATATTTCGTATGTTTCGGAATACCGGCAAAACAGAGAGGGAAAAGTCTAAAGACGGAAAGCCTAATGCTAGTGGTCTGAAAAGATAGGAATACGTACAACGGCAGGTGAGAATAGAAACATTAGGAATATACAGAAGTTCAAGAAGATTATAGCTAGTAGTGTAagtaagtcgttgtggcctaaaggataagacgtccggtgcattcgtatgtagcgatgtaccagtgttcgaatcccgcaggcgggtactattttttctaatgaaatacgtactcaacaaatgttcacgattgacttccacggtgaaggaataacatcgtgtaataaaaatcaaacccgcaaaattataacttgcgtaatcactggtggtaggacctcttgggagtccgcacgggtaggtaccacctccccgcctatttccgccgtgaagcagtaatgcgtttcggttcgaagggatggggtagccgttgtaactatactgagatcttagaacttatatctcgaggtgggtggcgcatttacgttgtagatgtctatgggctccagtaaccacttaacaccaggtgggctatgagctcgtccatccatctaagcaataaaaaaataaaaaatagtagttTTTGAGAAATGCGTTTTAGTAAGACCGCCTTTTTTGCGCctggtttgtttttattattgcaaaaATCATACATGACCCTGCTTTTTTTGCCGTCAACCAAATGCGATAGAATTCGTAGTATTGGATAGCTGTATACAACTGAGACAAAGATCTCTTGTCTTCATATAGTTGACAGTATTCAATTTTTGATTCGGATAGTCTACGGCAACCTCTTCAAACGGGGGGACCATAAGCTCGCATATAGTATGTCTATATATAAGAAAAAAGAGActcaaaaaatgtaaaataacaaacttcagaggtgtcaagggacacccggatggaacgaagttcctttcgattaattagtgaaggaattgtaatattttttttaagttataataataaattacggcattatgaagaagaaaaaacaatactatgaactaaattactattgttgaaacgctatctcgagaaactgtactcattacgcggaccaatcggatacgagcaatgtcacgcgataagcgcctacacgttgattggtcagaatgacggatctaaaaagtgtcgtgacaactttacgtaagaattttttccgtctagccccctttcacaacgcgcgataaggtaCTTCGTTCCAATAGCAATATATAGGTTTTTAACTTACCATTTTAACTTAACATCATTACCTGTTCATGTTTCTTAATTTTTCCAGCGAGCAATGGATCGCAGCCGACAAACCAGGCGTACAGCGCCAAGCCGAGTGTACAAGAAAGCAATTTCATTAAGATCACTCCAACGCATGCAATGATCAAACATACTCTTGCTTTATTTATCGTCGATACTGCTTGGAGCTTCTGGAGAGTTCCCTGACTCAAGGCCATTTTCCACAGCCAATTGGTACTTAATGCTAATGTGACTGCAAAGAAGGACGTGTGGTGCTCCAATTCGGGATCGggactaaaaataaaatgtaaaataaatgccAATTTAAAGAATACGCTAGTCTTACAACATTTATTTCTATATGTCTTCGTTTTGCGGAGATTTGCAAGTATATGTTTTATgcaatgttttttctttttttaggattgaaggattactggtggcctttccagtttcaccaggacaggtaggcgagcaaaggctcagaggggaggggtgggatttgctaacagctgcccgagtgcctccgaagtcAAGAGCTGCTGCttccgaatcggaatcgcgacctgctgagaagatccgacgagaaactcagcgagctgaatcatgggttaagttgcacgtcgaactctttgttgagctcgacgagtacggttactgtgGTCCCTAaccctgctcctagtgttagagctgaaggcgtctaaggcAAAGGTTTTTGAATCTGgtgaatccgtaaggacgtgttaaTGTAATGTGCTGATGTAGATCATCGCCGAATCCTCGAGGgatacgtttaaatattttaaaatgtaaatctaTAGTTTGAAAATGAGTAAATGTAATTTAGAAAGAACAATAATCTTTTGAGTTTATTGTTTCTCCAGTTCATCTCTGGGCTGTGGTTTTTTTGGGACCGGTGATAGAGATAGTCTATTTTGACATTCAGCACGCACGGTTATTAATTATGACGaaatttcaattgaaataaGTGCTataccggtaggcagcggcttgactctgcccctggcattgctgaagtccatgggcgacggtaaccactcaccatcaggtgggccgtatgctcgactgcctacaagggcaataaaaaataaatatgacataGATTGATACAAAAAACACAATAGCTGTAAACATAGCTACGCAAATCTGTCCGTCTCTTTTTCATATATCGCGTTACTTACATTCTGACTCTAGGttaattaaatgattttattgaagaaattttttatgttttttttaaatctaacatataggtataggtacatacaaatattctattaaaaaagaataaattattctaggacaaaaataaacaataaaatattcgaaaaataaataataataacaataaataataataaaaataaaaattcgaaagtaaaaaaaaaaaaaacttactcgtACAAAACCAATCTCCCGCCGAGACTATTAAGTTCCCACATCTTCGCCAAGCCCATTGGCAAAAGAGCTAATCCACTCGGCAAGCCAGTACCGGCTATTGCCAGGAATACTGTGACCATGCCGAGCGTAACTATAGCCTGTAGTCCACCGACAGCTATTAAAGTAGCACAAGACACGCATACTACAGCCGTAATGCGTTCGGCTAATTGATCTGTTACTGTAATCAACAAACAAATTGCGATATTAAAACACGTTAAAGAAAAGGAAATGTAATCATTTAAGTCAAGATTGTTGGAATTAACCTCGCGATTTTATCTCTAAATGTTCCTGTAAAATTTTAGTTGTGAGTTCTatttcgtttattttgaaatctcACTGTGCCGTATTAACTTTTCGACCCTTATGAATAGAatagtagaaataggcagaattcCAATATTATTAATGTCATCATCTCTTTAGAGCCGATTGGTGAACAAGATTAACAAACATAAATTTTTGACACTGGCCTTGTTTTACcgccattttgtttttcgtttttaattttgcCTTAGCACacgtattttattatagtatagcTATATAgtcatttaagtaataaaaaaagggatTAAGAAAAAGAAGCCTCGACGATCAGTGTAAACTAAATAATTGAAGTTATAAATTTGCTGTAATTTGCTTTTTTAGTATGACGATATTCGTTGGGCGTAAATGTCGTTCGTATACATGTATTAGCTAGGTTCTTATTGAGAAAAAATTGTCCTTACTCTAGGAATTTATTGGTATAGTTGGATTATTCCATATTATTAAAacgaaagtattttttattaggaCAACGTCTCGTATTGTGGTCTATGCtccttataaatttctaaactgTAAGTCTTACCGAGTCTGAAGGCTGTGAGAGGCACGTAAGGAACAATAGGCAGCAACATCAATTTGCTGATGATGAACATCACGGCAGCAATCGTTCTGGTGTGTGTCGAAAATCTTATCTCTAAATACTCGAAGCTCGACGACAGTTGCAGTTTGTGGAAcactaaaacaaattaattacgtGAACTTGTCCAAAAACATTGTGGTCctaatagacacagcccattgagtttctcgtcggatcttctcagtgggtcgcgattccgatccagcggctgattctgcgaagcactgctctttctagagctagtgttagcaaattcactcagGGTAAGCcagtaagctcacctactagtctgccggtagctggaatagcctcctaGACTACTAGCGAATAAGTAGGGGGGAAAATTGCGGAcacaaattatagaaaaaaaaataatcctaaagccttcaaattaattaattggtaATTCATTTTCAAATGTCTCATATACCGAAATATAGCGAAAATCAATTTGAGTCTGTCATGAATTGAACACATAATCACAAGTACATACATAATAGTACGAGCAggtagtgatttttttaaatttgaaagtcAAATACGACGCTTATCGTTTTTGAAGGCCTAATTTAAATATCGGAGATAACGTTACCTGGTAAATAAATAACGGCTGTGAGAAATGTTACAATGATCAGAGACAGAGCAGACGCCCAATATTGCGTTCCTCTTAGATATATCTCGACTGGCACACCGAGCAAAGTGATGCTGGTTATGtgactgtaataaaaaaaaaggtaagcgTTTTAGTGCTTAGTAAGTttgtagataaaaaataatgtagtttACTTAGTGTCACATAGCACATAAGTACCACAACACCGCCCGCTTGGAGACATCACCTAATCTCATTATAACTGCAACATGATTGTTCTATCCTTCGGAGCAGATGGTATAAATCCAACAAACCCTTCAGATAATAACGAGGTTGATATTGTTACGTCGcgtcggtaagagtaacgacatctatcgccgaatagccgaacgaatttCGAAGGATTttgtaacatctagaacgctagagaagtacaacgtcatctattgtcaaatagcggaaatGCACATcgaaatactcgacttgtgaggaatgtgcTCAACAATGCTAGGGATgccgtatcgactataaaaacgttgcagagaTCGCACTCAGTGAGTGTAATCGGAACTAGACGAAGCGAAACagtgaacggatcacctgaagtgaaGTGGAaaaagtgaattaagaattttaacgtgttctgtgagtgttctaagtgccaATACAATTTTAAGTTGTAACTccagtagaatttttatttatcccgagcacCAGCGCCTATCAATACATTAGGTATTGACGtagtgggtaggcctcccacaagatggccTGATGACCTGTTAAGGTTGGCaggaatccgctggatgcaagcagaCAAAGATCGATCTTTCTAACGAGGCTTGGGGGAAGTTTATGTACAGCAGTGTACGTCTTTGAGCTGATAGAACAGAATAAAATCGATACATTACAACGAAAATATAAGTGATTTCTTTCAAATTCTTACCTTGCAATAAGAGCCAATGTCACAGAAATAACGGACATATTTTTCCCTCCAAATAAGAATCCAGCAACTGTATTATACTTtctgtttattaaattataatacaatataatacctATTATAACGCCGAGTATAATACCAAAAAGGCAATACTCGGCGATATTGAAGTATATTTGTGAAACTGTATAATtaacattattcattttaaaaaatattttttttaattattaactggCGTGTGTCGAACACTCTATCTAGTTGCAAATAAGACTTATATTATCAGTGCTTCACTcctgacaataataaaacagataTAGTGAGATAAAACTAGATTTTATAACAATCCCTTTGCAAATAGAAGATTGCAAACGTTTTGCATTTcgtatggttttattttttgataattcAGTCTAACGGTTTCCCATTTCTGTCTCGTAAAGGCCAAAAGTAATTCACTTCATATGTGCCCGAAAGTGCGCGTGCTTGTATCTTGCCCTTATCAAAACAAACAGTAGAATGCTTAtccataaataaatagttaaaaatGACGTCATGAAATGGTTTGTCGAGTTCTCTAGCGTTTTTGTTGAACGTTTTCGTAAAGTGATATCAAGCGTTGTTTAATTTAGATGCTATGATACGGGATAAGGTTACAAAATACTTTCACATTTAATCTAGTTTCTTTcgtacattaaaatattgtaatttgaaaGGATCTTCCACGTATAAAGCATCAGGAGCAGTTAAAACACTCCCGAAGTCAGCTCGGTGATTAGGTACATGCATCTTAATGTGGacggaaattataatatattaattatttactaaattaaatatacCTACTTGTTGTTTAAGTGTGTTGAATTCATATTTTGCTATCAAGGAATGTAAAATCATCCaacttttaattcattttacatTGCGTCAATTATATTATGtgagacaatatttttttattgagttgATCGTTTTCTACCTCATATAGACTGCAGATACCTACTCGatagaattttgatttcgaGTTCATGATTCAAAGTCATTGGCAGCATTTTCTTTATGAGCTCTATCATTTTATTCACGTCCACAGTAAATAAATTCATGTTGATatgttttcttatttaatttttgcaAATAATATCATTACTATTTTtcatttcctacctaagctgatggtcttgagagaccatatcagcgtaactgggcgagtaggtgagctcacgaagctcaaacctgacgttgttgctaatactaaccctagcaagagtcgtgcttcgcagaatctaccaccggatcggaaacgcgacccactgagaagatccggcgagaaactcagtgggttcagAGTGGGCTGCATTACTAACTGAAATTTCTCTACTGATTATAGATACTACTAGAACCAAGTTAATGCTGCtgacataaaaatacttttttttgtctCAACGCCCTCTAGTGTCATaattataaagtaataataagCTCTTTCTGTCTTTGATTATTTAGTTTGTCAATAGAGCCCTAGAGGGCATTGTTCAATTTTAGAATAATGATATTGTAGTTCATATAAATGCGAAAAGATGTCACTGATTTCAATTTTATGGTTGGACAATAAAGTACGTAGAGGCACgacttaaaaaatgttttaatgtaaGTAAATACGAACTTCCGCGATTAATATTACTATTGTCGGTCATAAATaccaatataatatgtatatgtatgcgtTATTAGTCcacaaaaatgaatattttaaagttttcttcAGATTGTTCTATTAATTGTCGATGTTCACCTTAATTAATTACCaaaggtttgattttttattcaaactggaaaacattttttttatttaataatatgtagtcaAATTATTGACCTCGCCTATCATGACAGGTAAAACAACTCtgagaataatataaaaatatttcacaaaactTCTTGTAATACTACGATAAATTTTCAGTACATTCTCATACACAAATCATTTTACACACAATATCGCAAATAATTCTTGTCCAGAACATTGGGTGACACGGGACCACCCGAACAAACGGAAGTTTTGGGGCGGAGGGGGGTTAACCAAGGAAATGCGAGATAAAGACACAAGATTCAATTCAAACGAGAGAAAA
The sequence above is drawn from the Bombyx mori chromosome 11, ASM3026992v2 genome and encodes:
- the LOC101747147 gene encoding sodium-coupled monocarboxylate transporter 2 codes for the protein MNNVNYTVSQIYFNIAEYCLFGIILGVIIGIILYYNLINRKYNTVAGFLFGGKNMSVISVTLALIASHITSITLLGVPVEIYLRGTQYWASALSLIIVTFLTAVIYLPVFHKLQLSSSFEYLEIRFSTHTRTIAAVMFIISKLMLLPIVPYVPLTAFRLVTDQLAERITAVVCVSCATLIAVGGLQAIVTLGMVTVFLAIAGTGLPSGLALLPMGLAKMWELNSLGGRLVLYDPDPELEHHTSFFAVTLALSTNWLWKMALSQGTLQKLQAVSTINKARVCLIIACVGVILMKLLSCTLGLALYAWFVGCDPLLAGKIKKHEQLVPQFLNHLSTMFPGICGIFIISIFSATAGCIATIINSITGVLFEEFIRPWMPQDTNELTCCKIMKVLCMLVGCYCACVVWFAKDLDRLQHVASGVTGVSAGTLLGLFTLGIVFSRANSCGALGGSLLSLLLCGWLLIGAENSLARGALTFQGKPLTTAGCGKVNFTLTAFDTTTTPMPNLLNPIASKPLQSLFRISFTYCPFAGAITVLLIGVPLSYMTGKSRTDSMNPDVFCPLTQSMLHKPQMRSRTVSVEARAPNTQEVYLALDEALKHLKDVIDR